From a single Clupea harengus chromosome 24, Ch_v2.0.2, whole genome shotgun sequence genomic region:
- the LOC122128778 gene encoding echinoderm microtubule-associated protein-like 6 — protein sequence MEEAVRSVSFNNDGSQLALGMKDGSFTVLRVRDMTEVVHIKDRKEVIHELKFSPDGSYLAVGSNDGLVDIYAVGQRYKKVGECNKSSCFITHLDWSVDSRFLQTNDGAGERLFYRMPAGKFLPKEETKGIHWMTWTCVLGQEVNGIWPKYSTVNDINSVDANYSSAVLVTGDDFGLVKLFRFPCLKKAAKFKKYIGHSAHVTNVRWSHDLQWVVSTGGADHSVFQWRFLPEGVMNGVLEPLLQEGYADSNSGESDSDLSDVPELDSDIEQEAQMNYERQVYKEDLPQLRKKLVGSLKRQKAPDEGLRLQFVHGYRGCDCRNNLFYTQAGEVVYHVAAVAVVYNRQQHTQRFYLGHDDDILSLTVHPLKDYVATGQVGRDPAVHVWDLQTLKCLSLLKGQHQRGVCALEFTADGKSLVSVGIDEGHNIVIWDWRKGEKLAKARGHKDKIFVVKGNPFRMDKLVTVGLKHVKFWQHTGTV from the exons ATGGAGGAGGCCGTGCGCAGTGTCTCCTTCAACAATGACGGCTCACAGCTCGCCCTGGGAATGAAGGATGGCTCCTTCACTGTGCTTCGAGTAAG GGACATGACCGAGGTGGTCCACATCAAGGACCGCAAGGAGGTGATCCACGAGCTCAAGTTCTCGCCCGACGGCTCCTACCTGGCGGTGGGCTCCAACGACGGCCTGGTGGACATCTACGCCGTGGGGCAGCGCTACAAGAAGGTGGGCGAGTGCAACAAGTCGTCCTGCTTCATCACCCACCTGGACTGGTCCGTGGACAGCCGCTTCCTGCAGACCAACGACGGTGCCGGGGAGAGACTCTTCTACAGGATGCCAG CTGGGAAGTTCCTGCCCAAAGAGGAAACCAAAGGAATCCACTGGATGACGTGGACATGTGTCCTCGGCCAGGAGGTGAACGGCATTTGGCCGAAGTACTCCACCGTCAACGACATCAACTCCGTGGACGCCAACTACAGCAGCGCGGTTCTGGTCACCGGGGATGACTTCGGCCTGGTCAAACTCTTCAGATTCCCCTGCCTTAAGAAAG CGGCCAAATTCAAGAAGTACATTGGACACTCTGCACACGTGACCAACGTGCGCTGGTCACATGACCTACAGTGGGTGGTGAGCACGGGCGGGGCGGACCACTCCGTGTTCCAGTGGCGCTTTCTCCCCGAGGGCGTCATGAACGGGGTCCTGGAACCCCTCCTGCAAG AGGGCTACGCCGACTCCAACAGCGGGGAATCGGACTCGGATCTCTCCGACGTTCCGGAATTGGACTCGGACATCGAGCAGGAGGCTCAGATGAACTACGAGCGGCAG GTGTATAAGGAAGACCTGCCTCAGCTGCGGAAGAAGCTGGTGGGGTCACTGAAGCGCCAGAAGGCCCCAGATGAGGGACTACGCCTGCAATTTGTTCATGG gtaccGAGGCTGTGACTGCAGGAATAACCTGTTCTACACGCAGGCGGGTGAGGTGGTGTACCACGTGGCGGCGGTGGCCGTCGTCTACAACCGACAGCAGCACACGCAGCGCTTCTACCTGGGTCACGACGACGACATCCTCAGCCTGACGGTGCACCCGCTGAAGGACTATGTGGCCACTGGACAG GTGGGTAGAGACCCAGCAGTCCACGTGTGGGACCTCCAGACACTGAAGTGCTTGTCGCTGTTAAAGGGACAACACCAGAGAGGAGTCTGTGCCCTGGAGTTCACAG CGGATGGTAAGAGCCTGGTTTCCGTGGGGATCGATGAGGGCCACAACATAGTGATCTGGGactggaggaaaggagagaagctCGCCAAGGCCAG AGGACACAAAGACAAGATCTTCGTGGTGAAAGGAAACCCCTTCCGCATGGACAAGCTTGTCACCGTGGGGTTGAAGCACGTCAAGTTCTGGCAACACACAGGTACAGTGTGA